In Methanocaldococcus sp., one genomic interval encodes:
- a CDS encoding RNA chaperone Hfq encodes MNKPSKKKANKMIPNFEYARKLKGKKVKIFLRNGEVIDANITGISNYEIIVKVRDKNLLIFKHAIDYIEY; translated from the coding sequence ATGAATAAACCTTCAAAAAAGAAAGCAAATAAAATGATTCCAAACTTTGAATATGCAAGAAAATTAAAAGGAAAAAAGGTTAAGATATTTTTAAGAAATGGAGAAGTTATAGATGCAAATATTACTGGAATTTCAAACTATGAAATTATTGTAAAAGTAAGAGATAAAAACTTATTAATATTTAAACATGCTATTGACTACATAGAATACTAA